The Clostridia bacterium genome contains a region encoding:
- a CDS encoding helix-turn-helix transcriptional regulator produces the protein MIVINPEIMSSKLPDSAVGNLENRCSFHMEGRWETARMANSTGITSKGASYYSLEPEGFAQYTPYNLRPGRYTISFWNIKYGADQNPVKMTGEVYANGETVHDIPLSVSEATVDRQGAWTKVGTYYFAGTNNEYFRLVAKGGAYSRPSDVKFEWADSGNHEGEGEHNSEKAPAQLIQTTNGNSVLLYFHTPVIIHTKKEKITAEPATLILYKSASPCRFESNGKPLKFDKMEIQDDLTDLMKRTRLQYDMPYSLYKADFVTDIIQKIKYEMNQQITFKKEITDALVHELFFRIAKIHIIKERPVLTDTMHRRLIAVKNAIIENCQEKWTVELMAKKAYMSTPYFYILYKARFGVSPKKDLQNIRIEHAKQLLRQGSLSVKEIAGQIGYENEYYFIRKFKEQTGMTPGKYKKGLGV, from the coding sequence ATGATTGTCATTAACCCGGAAATTATGTCCTCAAAGCTCCCTGATTCTGCTGTGGGCAACTTGGAAAACCGTTGTAGCTTTCATATGGAAGGCAGGTGGGAAACTGCCAGAATGGCGAATTCAACCGGAATTACTTCGAAAGGTGCTTCTTATTACAGTCTTGAGCCGGAGGGGTTTGCACAGTATACACCGTACAACTTACGTCCGGGTCGGTATACTATTTCTTTTTGGAATATCAAATACGGGGCCGATCAAAATCCTGTGAAAATGACGGGCGAAGTGTATGCAAACGGTGAAACGGTCCATGACATTCCGCTTTCGGTTTCGGAAGCAACGGTTGACCGTCAGGGCGCGTGGACAAAGGTGGGAACCTATTATTTTGCCGGAACAAACAACGAGTATTTCAGACTGGTTGCAAAAGGCGGTGCGTATTCCAGACCTTCAGATGTGAAATTTGAGTGGGCAGACTCCGGAAATCACGAAGGGGAAGGCGAACACAATTCTGAAAAAGCACCTGCACAGCTTATACAGACCACGAACGGAAATTCAGTCCTGCTTTATTTTCATACGCCTGTCATCATTCATACAAAAAAAGAAAAAATAACGGCAGAGCCGGCGACATTAATCCTTTACAAAAGTGCATCGCCCTGCCGTTTTGAAAGTAATGGTAAACCGCTTAAGTTTGATAAGATGGAAATACAGGATGATTTGACTGATTTGATGAAAAGAACAAGGCTTCAATATGATATGCCTTATAGCTTGTATAAAGCCGATTTTGTGACGGATATTATACAAAAAATCAAGTACGAGATGAACCAGCAAATCACATTTAAAAAAGAAATTACCGATGCATTGGTTCACGAGTTGTTTTTCCGTATTGCTAAAATACATATTATAAAAGAAAGACCGGTCCTTACGGACACGATGCATAGAAGACTGATTGCGGTGAAAAATGCGATTATAGAAAACTGTCAGGAAAAATGGACAGTAGAGCTTATGGCGAAAAAAGCATATATGAGTACACCATATTTTTACATTCTTTATAAAGCACGGTTTGGGGTGTCTCCCAAAAAAGACTTACAGAATATCCGCATCGAGCATGCAAAACAGCTTCTGCGGCAGGGGAGTCTTTCGGTCAAAGAAATTGCCGGACAAATCGGCTATGAAAATGAATACTATTTCATCCGAAAATTTAAAGAGCAAACGGGAATGACACCCGGGAAATATAAAAAAGGACTTGGAGTTTAG
- a CDS encoding aminotransferase class I/II-fold pyridoxal phosphate-dependent enzyme produces the protein MTDVLSLGIGEPDFVTPWHIRDAGIMSLEKGQTYYTSNAGLSELRGELCTYLKRRFDLEYTPDQALITVGGSEAIDAAIRALITEGDEVIIPEPCFVCYDPIVRLAHGVPVPIVTEEKDNFILTPEKLKAAITPKTKLLVLPYPNNPTGAVMTKEQLEAIAEILRDTNIGILSDEIYAELTYSGKHCSIANLPGMQERTIIVSGFSKAYAMTGWRLGYAVGNRDVIKAMTKIHQFAIMSSPTTAQYAAIEALKNGDEDIAEMASQYDERRRVLIDRLNEMGLTCFEARGAFYVFPSIKSTGLSSEEFCKRLLETKKVAVIPGSAFGESGEGHVRISYAYSLKTINKALDRMQEFLNELKEG, from the coding sequence TAGGAATCGGTGAACCGGACTTCGTGACCCCCTGGCACATTCGCGATGCAGGTATTATGTCTTTGGAAAAGGGGCAGACCTATTACACCTCAAACGCAGGCCTATCTGAGCTTAGAGGTGAGCTTTGCACCTATTTAAAAAGACGTTTTGATTTAGAGTATACCCCTGACCAGGCACTTATTACCGTCGGTGGCAGTGAAGCCATTGACGCAGCTATCCGTGCGCTGATTACCGAAGGGGATGAAGTGATTATCCCCGAGCCGTGCTTTGTTTGCTATGACCCCATTGTGCGCTTGGCGCACGGTGTACCGGTGCCGATTGTTACCGAGGAAAAGGATAATTTTATCTTAACCCCCGAAAAATTAAAAGCGGCAATCACACCCAAAACAAAGCTTTTAGTTCTCCCCTATCCCAACAACCCCACCGGGGCTGTGATGACAAAAGAGCAGTTAGAAGCGATTGCCGAGATTTTAAGAGACACAAATATCGGCATTTTGTCGGATGAGATTTATGCAGAGCTGACCTATTCGGGCAAGCATTGTTCTATTGCAAATCTTCCCGGTATGCAGGAAAGAACCATCATTGTAAGCGGTTTTTCCAAGGCATATGCCATGACCGGCTGGCGTTTAGGCTATGCCGTAGGCAACCGCGACGTGATTAAAGCCATGACCAAAATCCATCAGTTTGCCATCATGTCCTCCCCCACGACCGCGCAGTATGCGGCAATTGAGGCGTTAAAAAACGGCGATGAGGATATTGCGGAAATGGCATCCCAGTATGACGAACGAAGAAGAGTTTTGATTGACCGCTTGAACGAAATGGGACTGACCTGCTTTGAAGCTCGCGGTGCCTTTTATGTGTTCCCGTCCATCAAATCCACAGGACTTTCGTCCGAGGAATTCTGCAAGCGCCTTCTGGAAACCAAAAAGGTTGCGGTAATCCCGGGCAGTGCCTTTGGCGAATCGGGCGAGGGACATGTGCGTATTTCATATGCCTACTCCCTAAAAACCATCAACAAAGCGCTCGACCGCATGCAGGAATTTTTAAACGAGCTGAAAGAAGGATAA